The following proteins are encoded in a genomic region of Sesamum indicum cultivar Zhongzhi No. 13 linkage group LG8, S_indicum_v1.0, whole genome shotgun sequence:
- the LOC105167978 gene encoding cytochrome P450 77A3-like: MELLDILLLVVAAVFLRLWWRYWSATGGGSRNLPPGPPGWPLVGNLFQVILQRRHFIYVVRDLRAKYGPIFTMQMGQRTLVIITSSELIHEALVQKGALFASRPPDSPIRLIFSVGKCAINSAEYGPLWRSLRRNFVTELINPTRIKQCSWIRNWAMENHMKRLQDEASRVGYVEVMSNCRLTICSILICLCFGIKVSEDRIKVIESVLKDVMLMTTPKLPDFLPVLTPLFRRQVKAAKELRRKQLECLVPLIRNRKAFVESGGNPKATTSEMASPLGAAYIDSLFGLEPPGKGKLGEEEMVTLCSEAINAGTDTSATALEWALLHLVQDQEIQEKLYKEIVGIVGKNGVIAESDVEKMPYLGAIVKETFRRHPPSHFLLSHAATKEIELGGYTIPADVNVEIYTAWLTEDPEMWENPSEFRPERFLTGDGVEVDITGMRGVKMLPFGAGRRICPAWSLGTLHVNLLLARMVQAFKWIPIPDNPPDPTETFAFTIVMKDPLKAIILPRAKI; the protein is encoded by the exons atGGAGTTGTTAGACATTCTACTACTCGTCGTGGCAGCCGTCTTCCTCCGTCTGTGGTGGCGGTACTGGTCAGCCACGGGCGGAGGCTCAAGAAACCTCCCACCTGGGCCACCGGGGTGGCCGCTGGTTGGGAATTTATTCCAAGTCATCCTCCAACGCCGCCATTTCATTTATGTGGTGCGTGATTTACGTGCAAAATATGGACCAATTTTCACCATGCAAATGGGGCAGCGCACGCTCGTGATCATCACTAGCTCTGAGCTCATTCACGAAGCACTCGTACAGAAAGGGGCGCTGTTTGCGAGTCGGCCTCCGGATTCCCCCATCCGGCTCATATTCAGTGTTGGGAAATGCGCCATCAACTCGGCCGAGTACGGCCCTCTGTGGCGCTCCCTCCGCCGCAACTTCGTGACGGAGCTGATAAACCCTACGAGAATCAAGCAGTGCAGCTGGATCAGAAACTGGGCTATGGAAAACCACATGAAGCGGCTTCAAGATGAGGCTTCTCGAGTGGGCTACGTGGAGGTGATGAGCAACTGCAGGCTCACCATATGCAGCATTCTTATTTGCCTGTGCTTTGGCATAAAGGTTTCTGAGGACCGCATCAAAGTCATTGAAAGTGTGTTAAAAGACGTCATGCTGATGACGACGCCGAAGCTGCCGGACTTCTTGCCAGTACTGACGCCGCTGTTCCGCCGCCAGGTGAAGGCAGCGAAGGAGCTGAGGAGGAAGCAGTTGGAGTGTTTGGTTCCGTTGATTAGGAACAGAAAGGCATTTGTAGAGAGTGGTGGAAACCCTAAGGCGACCACTTCAGAAATGGCAAGCCCGCTGGGTGCGGCCTATATAGATTCATTGTTCGGGCTCGAACCACCAGGAAAAGGCAAGCTGGGGGAAGAAGAAATGGTGACACTCTGTTCTGAAGCCATCAACGCCGGCACCGACACCAGCGCCACCGCACTTGAATGGGCTTTACTCCATTTGGTTCAAGaccaagaaattcaagaaaagctCTACAAAGAAATTGTTGGTATCGTGGGCAAAAACGGGGTTATTGCAGAGAGCGATGTGGAGAAAATGCCATATTTAGGAGCTATAGTGAAAGAGACATTCAGAAGACACCCACCCAGCCATTTTCTGCTCTCACATGCCG CCACAAAGGAGATTGAGCTGGGCGGATACACAATTCCGGCAGACGTGAATGTCGAGATCTACACGGCGTGGTTGACGGAGGACCCTGAAATGTGGGAAAACCCTAGTGAATTCCGGCCGGAGAGGTTCTTGACGGGTGACGGCGTGGAGGTGGATATCACGGGGATGAGAGGAGTGAAGATGCTTCCATTCGGGGCGGGTCGGAGGATTTGCCCCGCCTGGAGTTTGGGCACATTACACGTGAATTTGCTGCTGGCGAGGATGGTGCAGGCGTTCAAGTGGATCCCCATTCCAGATAACCCGCCCGACCCGACTGAGACATTTGCATTCACTATTGTCATGAAGGATCCCCTTAAAGCCATAATTCTGCCCCGGGCAAAGATTTGA
- the LOC105167979 gene encoding cytochrome P450 77A3-like — MILIHILLLCLAALFLRLGWRYWSATGREPRNLPPGPPGWPLVGNLFQVILQRRHFIYVVRDLRAKYGPIFTMQMGQRTLVIVTSSELIHEALIQKGAVFASRAPDYSPIRLIFSVGKCEINLAEYGPLWRSLRRNFLSELMNPTRIKQCSWIRKWSVDNHMKRLQDEASRVGYVEVIGNCRLTTCSILVCLCFGVKISEDRIKAIERIIKDILLMRTPKLLDFLPVLTPLFRHQVKAAKELRRKQMECLVPLIRNRKAFVESGGHPNATTSEMASPLGAAYVDSLFKIEPPSRGRLGEEEILTLCTEAIVAGTDTSATALEWALLHLVQDQEMQEILYKEIVECVGKNGAITESDVEKMPYLGAIVKETFRRHPPSYFLLSHAATKETELGGYTIPAGVNVEIYTKWLTEDPEMWQNPSEFRPERFLTGDGVDVDITGLRGVKMLPFGAGRRICPAWSLGTLHANLLLARMVQAFKWIPIPDHPPDPTDTFAFTVVMKDPLKAIILPRQN, encoded by the exons ATGATTTTGATACACATTCTACTACTCTGCTTGGCAGCCCTCTTCCTCCGGCTGGGGTGGCGGTACTGGTCAGCCACGGGCCGAGAGCCAAGAAACCTCCCACCAGGGCCACCAGGGTGGCCACTGGTCGGGAATTTATTCCAAGTTATCCTTCAACGCCGCCATTTCATTTATGTGGTACGGGATTTACGTGCAAAATATGGCCCAATTTTCACCATGCAAATGGGACAACGTACTCTAGTGATCGTCACCAGCTCAGAGCTCATTCACGAAGCACTCATACAGAAGGGCGCGGTCTTTGCGAGTCGGGCTCCTGATTATTCCCCCATCCGGCTCATATTCAGCGTTGGGAAATGCGAAATCAACTTGGCTGAGTATGGACCTCTGTGGCGCTCCCTCCGCCGCAACTTTTTGTCGGAGCTGATGAACCCTACGAGAATCAAGCAGTGCAGCTGGATCAGAAAATGGTCGGTGGACAACCACATGAAACGGCTTCAAGATGAGGCTTCCCGAGTGGGCTACGTGGAGGTGATAGGCAATTGCAGGCTCACCACGTGCAGCATTCTTGTTTGCTTGTGCTTTGGTGTAAAGATTTCTGAAGACCGCATCAAAGCCATTGAAAGGATAATAAAAGATATCCTGCTAATGAGGACACCAAAGCTGCTGGACTTCTTGCCGGTGCTGACCCCGCTGTTCCGCCACCAGGTGAAAGCAGCGAAGGAGCTGAGGAGGAAGCAGATGGAGTGTTTGGTTCCGTTGATTAGGAACAGAAAGGCTTTTGTAGAGAGCGGAGGACACCCTAACGCCACCACTTCAGAAATGGCAAGTCCATTGGGCGCCGCCTATGTGGATTCGTTGTTCAAGATCGAACCACCAAGCAGAGGCAGGCTGGGGGAAGAAGAAATATTGACGCTCTGCACTGAAGCTATAGTTGCCGGCACTGACACCAGCGCCACCGCACTTGAATGGGCTTTACTCCATTTGGTTCAAGACCAAGAAATGCAAGAAATACTCTACAAAGAGATTGTTGAGTGCGTTGGCAAAAATGGTGCTATTACAGAGAGTGATGTCGAGAAAATGCCGTATCTTGGAGCTATAGTGAAAGAGACATTCAGAAGACACCCGCCCAGCTATTTTCTGCTGTCACATGCAG CCACAAAGGAGACTGAGCTAGGCGGATACACAATTCCGGCAGGCGTGAATGTGGAGATCTACACGAAGTGGTTGACGGAGGACCCTGAAATGTGGCAAAACCCTAGCGAATTCCGGCCGGAGAGGTTCTTGACAGGTGACGGCGTGGATGTGGATATCACGGGGTTGAGAGGAGTGAAGATGCTGCCATTCGGGGCGGGCCGGAGGATTTGTCCCGCCTGGAGTTTGGGCACATTACACGCGAATCTGTTGCTGGCAAGGATGGTGCAGGCGTTCAAGTGGATCCCCATTCCGGATCATCCGCCCGACCCGACTGACACATTCGCATTCACTGTTGTTATGAAGGATCCCCTCAAAGCAATAATTCTGCCCCGgcaaaattaa